GCAATTGCACGTTCAATTATGCTAGCCGTTGTGTTATCAGAAGTATTCGTCTGAGGCTGGGCATCATGCTCATTCATGCCTGAATAAAGTAAAGATAGGACATCATTCAGAGTCTCGCTTTTCATAATTTGTTGGCTGTAATCGACCAATAATGCAGGCTCCATACGAACATTCAGCGTGTTCGATAATAAGTCACATGCTGCCCTCTTGACTTGCTCTGATGAAGCCCCTATCTTCATCCATTTTTGATACCACTGCAGAATTCGAAGATCCTTTCCTGCTAAGTCATGTTCCTGTTTACCGGTATGAGGAGACATCAACGTGAAGCGGTCCGATTGCCACTCATGAATCCCGCCGCCCCCATGGAAAAAACACAGCTCATGCAGATTGCTTAAATAACCATAATTGTCTATCCATTGCCGCGGCTCATCTGCTTGCAAAAAACCAAGTGTGAGACGTAAACTAGACTTTTTCTCCAACTCCAATTTCAGCTCTTGTATCATATCGAAAGTACCTATATAAGGCGGCATAACAAAGAGCATCTCAGAGTTATACTTCGTCATAATTGCGATTCCTTGCACCTGACGTTCATAAAATTGCTCCTGTAACTCATCCATTAACATGTCTACATATAAATAACCATTCTTTTCCAGTAATTCTCTTATCCCGCTAATAATCGCTAGCACCATTATGTACCCATGCTGAAATTCAGCAGAGATCAATTGTTTGTCAACTTCAACCACTCCTGCATTTCCTTTTGAAAGCAGTTTCTTCAAAGCGTATTCCATTTTCTTCCGATCTTCATCCCGTTTGGTTTGTTCTAATCGTTCCAGGCTTGTTTGGATCAGTCTCTCTTTCTCAAGCGACTCTATGGAACGACTGATAACTCCATCCAATTGATCAGGCTCCATCGTTGACTTCTGTATATAGTCGATTGCCCCCAACACCATACCTTCTCGCACATACTCAAAATCTTGATAACTGCTAATTAAAATCACTTTTATATCAGGGCAAATCCCTTTTGCTTTTCTTAACAATTCAAGTCCATCCATCACAGGCATTTTGATATCGGTGAACAATATATCCGCCGGGCTATCGATTAATGCTTGAAGAGCTGCAAGCCCATTAGCGTATTCACCCACAAACTTCAATCGCTTATCGTTCCAATTAATACATGATTTCACTGCAGAACGAATGATGGGCTCATCATCTACAATCATTACCCTATACATACTGTTCACCTCCTGGATGTTCGGGACCCCGTTGTTTGACAAGTTTAAGTGTAACTGTCGTGCCTCGCCCGATCTCGCTATGAAATGAACATTCAGAACCTGGCGGAA
This genomic window from Paenibacillus hexagrammi contains:
- a CDS encoding response regulator transcription factor encodes the protein MYRVMIVDDEPIIRSAVKSCINWNDKRLKFVGEYANGLAALQALIDSPADILFTDIKMPVMDGLELLRKAKGICPDIKVILISSYQDFEYVREGMVLGAIDYIQKSTMEPDQLDGVISRSIESLEKERLIQTSLERLEQTKRDEDRKKMEYALKKLLSKGNAGVVEVDKQLISAEFQHGYIMVLAIISGIRELLEKNGYLYVDMLMDELQEQFYERQVQGIAIMTKYNSEMLFVMPPYIGTFDMIQELKLELEKKSSLRLTLGFLQADEPRQWIDNYGYLSNLHELCFFHGGGGIHEWQSDRFTLMSPHTGKQEHDLAGKDLRILQWYQKWMKIGASSEQVKRAACDLLSNTLNVRMEPALLVDYSQQIMKSETLNDVLSLLYSGMNEHDAQPQTNTSDNTTASIIERAIAYIHEHFTEDITLQMVAEHVHVSRNYFSLLYKKQTNLNFIDYLIQLRIKRAKEQLSLTTAKVYEVAANSGFKDVKYFSKLFKKITGMSPLEYREQLHLVEEE